From Pirellulales bacterium, a single genomic window includes:
- a CDS encoding PD-(D/E)XK nuclease family protein: MPAQVQVCAGPARSGKTAELLARYRQILAGQGDGNISQRVLWLAPTRHAATEIRGQILDGGLCGCFNPGVYTFEQFAQALIMAAESPPQYLGQLLKRQLIQRLLAEAMAADKLSYFAPIADTAGLVDLMAGVIGDLKRQEVSPDKLSELAHSADGSEKTREIAAIYKEYQRILNEHHMYDVEGRFAVAGKLLRETPPEKWGSFSAVQYLVLDGFTDFTRSQHEVLQLLATKHPALTELKITLPLEQETGRADLFFKPQQTLKLLQERHPQLQLHWQPRQTESGWPALAHLERYVFANPRGLPPATDTAGIEIIATSGQKAELEVLARRIKKLLVHGDSAGSSVPSNGHGEQNPRPVRPDEVAVVFRSLEPVSALVEEVFSEYGIPAAIDLPPRLGRSPMLQALLALLRLQSGDWPFRQLLAVVGNNYFRPNWPAWQEIGAPLAVDWSIRQLQVPSGRKTLISNLEWRTKSGDAVILATANDAADEPNAQRKAEQRQRFAVAHHVLSQLSKTLPSPEKRRPLSDWIGILQRLVDELGLLRTEAEHAPLKLAAPAGNDDQHAWQSLKNVLSAASQLEQKLDGEGAPLGCTLPEFIARLQDILAVEALPNSSELIGKIRVLAAQSIRAISVPYLFVAGMAEKVFPPPVRDDRIYTEAEYRSLSAAGISFVDNRQRSCEEMLLFYEVATRPMRQLVLSYPALDSAAQPLLASPYVTELQHALGIEPVEDISLSPVPQHHAVCSPTELRVRAVAELMEDRPQPLAQFLRPRAAATSPSAAAMPGLLAGLQAIAARRKSARFGPFEGLLLGAKAQERLQRHFGPEHCWSVSRLEDYAYCPYQFFAKHVLDLEELPELTLEVDYGRRGGFAHDVLAHLHRRLNKVAQQSPGDLTSDDYEQVISEILDALHEALQGSPLEIALQTVDLQLIKEWLGKYVAQHADYDKSLAASTFAQPLRPAYFEVSFGLQPRESPEIDQLSTNQPFHLRCGEEVVRLSGRIDRIDTGVIGNQIVFNVLDYKTGVKKNSTLPDVQSGLALQLPLYALAVQELLLAGQQALPWQVGYWWLKEKGFHTSGIPPLFELGAQGLCETEEWKSLRAEILARVVSLVQGIRGGKFPVFGAEKNCTTNCAYSTICRINQIRSLGKAWPEATAEPSHSHPAADQVAALP; encoded by the coding sequence ATGCCTGCCCAGGTTCAAGTTTGTGCCGGTCCGGCTCGCAGTGGGAAAACCGCGGAGTTGCTTGCGCGCTATCGGCAAATTTTGGCGGGGCAGGGGGATGGAAACATTTCGCAGCGTGTGCTGTGGTTGGCCCCCACACGGCATGCCGCCACGGAAATTCGCGGGCAGATTTTGGATGGCGGCTTATGCGGCTGCTTTAACCCCGGCGTGTACACGTTTGAGCAATTCGCCCAAGCGCTGATTATGGCCGCCGAAAGCCCGCCACAATACCTGGGGCAGTTGCTCAAGCGACAATTGATCCAGCGGTTACTGGCCGAGGCAATGGCGGCGGACAAGCTCTCGTATTTCGCGCCGATTGCGGACACCGCTGGTTTGGTCGATCTCATGGCAGGCGTCATCGGCGATTTGAAGCGCCAGGAAGTGTCGCCCGATAAACTGTCCGAACTGGCGCACTCTGCCGACGGCTCCGAAAAAACGCGCGAAATTGCGGCCATCTACAAAGAATACCAACGGATATTGAACGAGCACCACATGTACGACGTGGAGGGACGGTTTGCTGTTGCCGGCAAGCTACTCCGCGAAACGCCGCCGGAAAAATGGGGATCGTTCAGCGCCGTCCAATACCTGGTGCTCGATGGCTTTACCGATTTCACGCGTTCCCAGCACGAGGTGCTGCAGCTTTTGGCCACAAAGCATCCGGCGCTGACGGAATTGAAGATCACGTTGCCGTTGGAACAAGAGACTGGTCGGGCCGATTTATTTTTCAAACCGCAGCAAACGCTGAAGTTGCTGCAAGAACGTCATCCTCAATTGCAGCTTCACTGGCAGCCGCGGCAAACAGAAAGTGGCTGGCCCGCTTTGGCGCATTTGGAACGGTACGTATTCGCCAATCCGCGCGGCCTGCCGCCGGCCACTGACACGGCGGGAATTGAAATTATCGCCACCTCGGGTCAGAAAGCCGAACTGGAAGTGCTGGCCAGGCGCATCAAAAAATTGCTCGTTCATGGAGATTCGGCCGGCTCAAGCGTCCCATCGAACGGCCACGGCGAACAGAACCCTCGACCGGTCCGCCCGGATGAAGTGGCCGTGGTGTTTCGCTCTTTGGAGCCGGTTTCGGCGTTGGTGGAGGAAGTATTTTCCGAATACGGCATTCCCGCCGCGATTGATTTGCCGCCGCGATTGGGCCGCTCCCCCATGTTGCAGGCATTGTTGGCGCTGCTCCGTTTGCAGTCGGGCGATTGGCCTTTCCGCCAACTGCTTGCCGTTGTGGGAAACAATTATTTTCGTCCCAACTGGCCTGCGTGGCAGGAAATTGGCGCGCCGCTGGCCGTGGATTGGTCCATTCGTCAATTGCAGGTGCCCAGCGGGCGAAAAACTTTAATTTCGAATTTGGAATGGCGGACGAAATCCGGCGATGCGGTCATCCTGGCCACCGCGAACGATGCGGCAGACGAACCCAATGCACAGCGCAAAGCGGAACAACGCCAGCGGTTTGCCGTGGCGCACCACGTGTTAAGCCAATTGAGCAAAACGCTTCCCTCGCCGGAAAAGCGCCGCCCACTATCCGATTGGATTGGAATTTTGCAACGCCTGGTAGATGAGCTGGGGCTGTTGCGCACCGAGGCAGAGCACGCGCCGCTAAAGCTGGCCGCCCCTGCCGGCAATGATGACCAGCACGCCTGGCAAAGTTTGAAAAACGTTCTTTCTGCAGCCAGCCAGCTCGAACAAAAATTAGATGGCGAAGGTGCGCCATTGGGCTGCACGCTGCCAGAATTTATTGCTCGACTGCAAGATATTTTGGCCGTCGAGGCGTTGCCGAATTCGAGCGAATTGATCGGCAAAATCCGGGTGCTTGCCGCGCAAAGCATTCGAGCCATCAGCGTGCCGTATTTGTTTGTGGCGGGCATGGCGGAGAAAGTGTTTCCGCCGCCGGTGCGCGATGACCGCATTTACACCGAGGCGGAATATCGCAGCCTGAGCGCGGCCGGAATTAGCTTTGTCGACAACCGGCAGCGAAGTTGCGAGGAAATGTTGCTGTTTTACGAAGTAGCCACTCGCCCGATGCGGCAGTTGGTTCTAAGTTATCCTGCGCTGGATTCCGCCGCCCAGCCGCTTTTGGCCAGCCCCTATGTGACCGAGCTGCAGCACGCTTTGGGGATCGAGCCCGTTGAGGATATTTCTCTTAGCCCCGTGCCCCAGCACCATGCGGTGTGCAGCCCCACCGAGTTGCGTGTTCGTGCCGTGGCTGAATTAATGGAAGATCGTCCGCAGCCGCTTGCGCAATTCCTCAGGCCCCGTGCTGCGGCAACTTCGCCGTCCGCCGCCGCGATGCCAGGCCTGTTGGCAGGCCTGCAAGCTATTGCCGCCCGCAGAAAAAGTGCTCGCTTCGGTCCGTTCGAGGGTTTGCTGCTGGGCGCAAAGGCGCAAGAGCGGTTGCAAAGGCATTTCGGTCCGGAGCATTGCTGGAGCGTAAGCCGGCTGGAAGATTACGCGTACTGCCCTTATCAGTTCTTTGCGAAACACGTGCTGGACCTGGAAGAACTGCCGGAACTTACGCTGGAAGTAGATTACGGCCGCCGCGGGGGCTTTGCTCACGATGTGCTGGCCCATTTGCATCGGCGCCTGAACAAAGTTGCCCAGCAATCGCCTGGCGATCTAACCAGCGACGACTACGAGCAAGTCATCAGCGAAATTTTGGATGCTCTCCACGAAGCGCTGCAAGGCAGCCCGCTGGAAATTGCCCTGCAAACGGTCGATCTGCAACTCATTAAGGAATGGCTGGGCAAGTATGTTGCCCAGCATGCCGACTACGACAAATCGTTGGCCGCATCCACATTCGCCCAGCCGTTGCGGCCGGCTTATTTTGAGGTTTCCTTTGGATTGCAGCCGCGCGAAAGCCCGGAGATCGATCAGCTTTCGACAAACCAACCGTTCCATTTGCGTTGCGGCGAAGAGGTGGTTCGCCTGTCAGGCCGCATCGATCGCATCGACACCGGCGTGATTGGAAACCAAATCGTATTTAACGTGCTTGACTATAAAACCGGCGTGAAGAAAAATTCTACACTGCCGGATGTTCAGTCGGGCTTGGCCCTGCAATTGCCGTTGTACGCACTAGCCGTGCAAGAGTTATTGCTGGCCGGCCAACAAGCCTTGCCGTGGCAAGTGGGCTACTGGTGGTTGAAGGAAAAAGGCTTTCACACCAGCGGCATCCCTCCGTTGTTTGAACTTGGCGCACAAGGACTGTGCGAAACGGAAGAATGGAAATCGCTGCGCGCCGAAATTTTGGCCCGCGTCGTGTCATTGGTGCAAGGCATTCGCGGTGGCAAGTTTCCGGTGTTCGGCGCAGAGAAAAATTGCACTACCAACTGCGCTTATTCCACCATTTGCCGCATCAATCAAATTCGTTCCCTGGGCAAAGCCTGGCCGGAGGCCACTGCCGAGCCGTCCCATTCTCATCCTGCAGCCGATCAGGTTGCGGCCCTGCCATGA